A single region of the bacterium genome encodes:
- a CDS encoding alcohol dehydrogenase catalytic domain-containing protein produces the protein MARMRAIVFGDDRTIRLEEVPVPEVGPGHVLLRPHFCGVCGTDLHAPSMTAPFRSGVVMGHEFSGEVVATGEQVRGWAPGTRVVVNPNGNLCGACGACRDARFNLCRSAVMENGIGIRHDGGMAEFVTVDPRVLHRLPDAVSSEQGAFVEPLATALRAVRRSRFRLGSSAAVIGTGPVGLLVVQALRSAGAATITAIELSAFRRQAAVDLGADLALDPETEPPTALFGTELEPPEFVFECSGAQGTLELAVDIVRYGGRVALTGLPSRPVEVTATTVIGKEVEVVGSIIYVEEFPLAIDLLAKGAFDIESLTSLVLPITRFEEAFDALADPVSTLKVLLHPTQS, from the coding sequence ATGGCGCGGATGCGAGCCATCGTTTTCGGGGACGACCGAACCATCCGGCTGGAGGAGGTCCCGGTCCCCGAGGTGGGGCCCGGCCACGTGCTGCTGCGCCCTCACTTCTGCGGGGTTTGCGGAACCGACCTGCACGCTCCTTCCATGACCGCCCCCTTCCGCTCGGGCGTCGTAATGGGACACGAGTTCTCGGGCGAGGTCGTGGCGACCGGCGAGCAGGTGCGGGGATGGGCGCCTGGCACGCGGGTGGTGGTGAACCCAAACGGGAACCTCTGCGGGGCGTGCGGGGCCTGCCGGGACGCCAGGTTCAACCTGTGCCGCTCGGCCGTGATGGAGAACGGGATCGGGATCCGGCATGACGGCGGCATGGCGGAGTTCGTAACGGTCGACCCGAGGGTCCTCCATCGCCTACCCGATGCGGTCAGTTCGGAACAGGGCGCCTTCGTCGAACCGCTGGCAACCGCGCTACGTGCGGTGCGACGCTCCCGCTTCCGGCTCGGAAGCTCCGCAGCCGTGATCGGGACCGGTCCCGTCGGGCTGCTGGTCGTCCAGGCCCTGCGAAGCGCCGGCGCCGCGACGATTACCGCCATCGAACTCTCGGCCTTCCGGCGCCAGGCCGCCGTGGACCTCGGGGCCGACCTCGCGCTCGATCCCGAGACGGAACCACCGACCGCCCTGTTCGGAACGGAACTCGAACCGCCCGAGTTCGTCTTCGAGTGCTCCGGAGCCCAGGGCACCCTCGAACTCGCAGTCGACATCGTGCGCTACGGCGGACGGGTCGCCCTCACGGGTCTCCCCTCGCGCCCCGTCGAGGTGACCGCCACCACAGTGATCGGCAAGGAGGTTGAGGTCGTCGGAAGCATCATCTACGTCGAGGAGTTTCCCCTCGCCATCGACCTTCTCGCCAAGGGGGCGTTCGACATCGAGAGCCTCACCTCACTCGTCCTCCCGATTACCCGCTTCGAAGAAGCCTTCGACGCGCTAGCTGACCCGGTCTCAACCCTGAAGGTGTTACTCCATCCCACACAGAGTTGA
- a CDS encoding twin-arginine translocation signal domain-containing protein, with amino-acid sequence MERKSRGGPSLEETLETKVDRRDFLKKAGMTVAAGGLLTTIGACGTGESEATTTQGTGSATTAGATTDTAQEAVEVVMTQGGPEIEWEMGTSWPLSLDTIYGGAVDFAQRVSDMTGGRFTI; translated from the coding sequence GTGGAGAGAAAGAGTCGAGGTGGCCCCTCACTGGAGGAGACTCTGGAGACGAAGGTCGACCGCCGTGATTTCTTGAAGAAGGCGGGTATGACGGTCGCCGCCGGTGGGTTGCTCACCACCATCGGCGCCTGCGGAACCGGAGAGTCCGAGGCCACCACCACCCAGGGGACGGGTTCGGCCACCACGGCCGGTGCCACCACTGACACAGCCCAGGAAGCGGTCGAGGTGGTGATGACCCAGGGCGGTCCCGAGATCGAATGGGAGATGGGCACCAGTTGGCCACTGTCGCTGGACACCATCTACGGCGGTGCCGTGGACTTCGCCCAGCGGGTCTCGGACATGACCGGCGGCCGGTTCACCATCA